From the Vibrio algarum genome, one window contains:
- a CDS encoding sensor domain-containing diguanylate cyclase, with protein MDVFNAVFGFTVLVSILLVTYHAGASKAIMASSSPFFMVTDEGQIIFINPLLKDDALLGISSKDISTLPPQFILFIQKQTGLNSFVYAHEFNHLKHSYTFIGKRMWFKGQRCWQVSVNLNLVDESNRNRSLGNKALLHNIIQNIPDAIGMMDENLVYEACNPAFVKALGIELPEDLLGRTLDQVAPKNIAEKFAYSDRNVLETGREFHIIDEVTDEKGDKQWMEARKFAYTDQITNRKGLFIIARDITESELAKEKLKQAKNEFRRLSLIDGLTGVGNRRYFDENLEGLWQLHIEKQQPLTIMFCDIDEFKKLNDIYGHSEGDKALVLVASALERSVSDTEDRVFRIGGEEFAFILSDTDNDKADLVARRIHKQIEALQFRHDGSLIKSTLTISIGVVTIIPQIKHSVVDILEEVDKALYQAKSNGKDQTVYAA; from the coding sequence ATGGATGTTTTCAACGCTGTTTTCGGTTTCACTGTTTTAGTTAGTATTCTTTTGGTGACATATCATGCAGGTGCATCGAAAGCGATCATGGCAAGTTCATCTCCATTTTTTATGGTGACTGATGAAGGCCAAATTATTTTTATTAATCCTTTACTAAAAGATGATGCATTACTTGGCATTTCTAGCAAAGATATTTCAACACTCCCACCTCAATTTATTTTGTTTATACAAAAACAAACAGGTCTAAACTCTTTCGTTTACGCACATGAATTCAATCACTTAAAACATTCCTATACGTTTATCGGCAAGAGAATGTGGTTTAAAGGGCAGAGGTGTTGGCAGGTCTCGGTAAATTTAAATCTTGTCGATGAATCTAACCGTAATCGCTCACTTGGCAATAAAGCGTTATTACATAATATTATTCAAAACATCCCCGATGCCATTGGGATGATGGACGAAAACTTAGTATATGAAGCGTGTAATCCTGCTTTTGTGAAAGCATTGGGAATAGAGTTACCAGAAGATTTACTAGGACGGACATTAGATCAAGTAGCACCGAAAAATATAGCTGAAAAATTTGCTTATTCTGATAGAAATGTCTTAGAAACGGGAAGAGAGTTTCATATTATTGATGAAGTTACGGATGAGAAAGGTGATAAGCAGTGGATGGAAGCGCGTAAGTTTGCGTATACCGACCAAATTACGAATAGAAAAGGCCTATTTATAATTGCGAGAGATATTACAGAAAGTGAACTGGCTAAAGAAAAACTCAAACAAGCAAAAAATGAATTTAGACGATTAAGCTTAATTGACGGACTTACAGGGGTTGGAAATCGACGATATTTTGATGAAAACTTAGAAGGCCTTTGGCAACTGCATATTGAAAAGCAACAACCGTTAACTATTATGTTTTGCGATATTGATGAATTCAAAAAACTTAACGATATATATGGTCATAGTGAGGGTGACAAGGCTCTGGTCTTGGTGGCGAGTGCATTGGAGCGGTCAGTTTCTGATACAGAGGATAGGGTGTTTAGGATCGGTGGAGAAGAGTTTGCTTTTATATTGTCAGACACGGACAACGATAAGGCTGATCTTGTTGCGAGGCGGATTCACAAGCAAATAGAAGCATTGCAGTTTCGCCATGATGGTTCTTTAATTAAGTCGACTCTTACCATTAGCATCGGTGTTGTAACGATTATTCCACAGATAAAGCATTCAGTGGTAGACATTCTAGAAGAGGTAGATAAGGCGCTTTATCAAGCTAAGTCAAATGGTAAAGACCAAACTGTATACGCAGCATAA
- a CDS encoding phosphate ABC transporter substrate-binding protein has protein sequence MFRVVLATLLSATVLLPVANAKQVTISGSTSVSRIMEVIADEFNATHDSSYIAVQGIGSTAGITLVDKGVSEIGMSSRYLNEGEYSEQLTVLTIAYDGLGVVVNHANKVEDISRKQLFDIYKGNITNWKQLGGDDLPIAVVTRELSSGSRSSFESLLGLTRVINKHQVSDINPTNLVVSSNSMVKTIVNHNPQAIGFISDGSVDNTVKELMFEGITASQENIRDKKYQLSRPFIIFYKTDTISKDGKEFIQFLKSERANELILQYGYIPAKN, from the coding sequence ATGTTTCGTGTTGTTTTAGCGACTCTGCTGTCAGCGACCGTTTTACTTCCAGTTGCTAATGCTAAACAAGTTACTATTTCAGGTTCGACTTCTGTATCACGCATCATGGAGGTGATTGCTGATGAGTTTAATGCCACACATGACTCATCATACATTGCTGTCCAAGGCATAGGCTCGACCGCCGGCATCACCCTAGTTGATAAAGGTGTTTCAGAAATTGGTATGAGTTCGCGTTACCTTAATGAAGGTGAATACTCAGAGCAACTAACCGTATTAACCATCGCTTATGATGGGTTGGGTGTCGTAGTCAACCACGCAAACAAAGTTGAAGACATTAGCCGCAAACAACTTTTCGATATATATAAAGGCAATATCACTAATTGGAAACAGCTAGGTGGCGACGATCTCCCTATTGCGGTTGTCACTCGAGAGTTATCTTCTGGATCGCGCTCAAGTTTTGAATCACTGCTTGGATTAACTCGTGTAATAAATAAACACCAAGTATCAGATATAAACCCGACTAACCTCGTCGTTAGCAGCAATAGTATGGTCAAGACTATCGTCAATCATAACCCTCAAGCGATAGGTTTTATTTCTGATGGTTCTGTTGATAACACAGTAAAAGAACTTATGTTCGAAGGCATAACCGCTAGCCAGGAAAACATTCGTGATAAAAAATACCAGCTTTCTAGACCTTTCATTATTTTCTATAAAACTGATACCATTAGCAAAGATGGAAAAGAGTTCATACAGTTTTTAAAATCAGAACGCGCCAATGAACTTATTTTGCAATATGGATACATTCCAGCGAAGAACTAG
- a CDS encoding MaoC family dehydratase: MKVVDILKHRGESLTKHHLEIKELMSPAIRDYWSDLVNKANESPILHWFRDHSMVPAVNEGVKPTDQESFNLSDEALATFNELHEKLDQEIHVGDWVHIEQERINSFGQVTEDMQWIHTDPERAAEESPFKTTIAHGFLTLSMLSKMTDSVDADNPLFPAARLVVNVGLNQVRFPYPVKAGNKIRTRSKLLKVTPIKKGIEVERELKVEIDGVRRPGCVVISVVRLYF; this comes from the coding sequence ATGAAAGTTGTTGATATTCTCAAGCACAGAGGAGAATCTTTGACCAAGCATCACTTGGAGATCAAAGAACTCATGTCGCCTGCGATTAGAGATTACTGGAGTGATCTTGTTAATAAAGCAAATGAAAGCCCTATACTGCATTGGTTTCGAGATCACTCAATGGTTCCTGCAGTTAATGAAGGGGTTAAACCAACCGATCAAGAAAGTTTCAATTTAAGTGATGAAGCTTTAGCGACTTTCAATGAACTTCATGAAAAACTAGATCAAGAAATTCATGTAGGTGATTGGGTACATATCGAACAAGAACGTATTAATTCTTTTGGTCAAGTGACTGAAGACATGCAATGGATTCACACTGATCCAGAACGTGCAGCAGAAGAGTCCCCTTTTAAAACCACAATTGCTCACGGTTTTTTGACTTTATCGATGCTTTCAAAAATGACGGATAGTGTTGATGCGGATAACCCTCTATTTCCTGCGGCTCGATTAGTGGTAAATGTGGGACTGAATCAAGTACGCTTTCCATACCCAGTAAAAGCCGGAAATAAGATTCGCACTCGAAGTAAGTTGTTAAAAGTAACGCCTATCAAGAAAGGTATTGAAGTCGAACGTGAACTGAAAGTAGAAATAGACGGAGTTCGTCGTCCCGGATGTGTTGTTATTTCAGTGGTTAGACTTTATTTTTAA
- a CDS encoding beta C-S lyase family protein gives MAKYNFDSCIDREGTNSAKWEFMKKISPYANENTIPLWVADMDFACAPEIIEAIAQRVDEKIFGYSMAEPSYYESVQNWFLKNLTGLFAVKIYFLLVVLFQLWKPLFKFIQSNKRGLLFSPCLSHVC, from the coding sequence ATGGCAAAGTACAATTTTGATAGTTGTATAGATAGAGAAGGGACTAATTCTGCTAAGTGGGAATTTATGAAGAAGATTTCTCCTTATGCAAATGAAAACACGATACCGCTTTGGGTTGCTGATATGGATTTTGCCTGCGCTCCAGAAATTATCGAAGCGATAGCACAGCGTGTTGATGAAAAAATCTTCGGTTATAGTATGGCTGAACCAAGTTATTATGAAAGCGTTCAGAATTGGTTTTTAAAAAATTTGACTGGTCTGTTCGCAGTGAAGATATATTTCTTACTAGTGGTGTTATTCCAGCTCTGGAAACCATTATTCAAGTTTATTCAAAGCAACAAGAGGGGATTATTATTCAGCCCCTGTTTATCACATGTTTGCTAA
- a CDS encoding DEAD/DEAH box helicase, translated as MQDSNIQFSDLELNDTLLSALNEMGFVNPTPIQAASIPFLLEGRDALGKAQTGTGKTAAFSLPVLNKIDLKQYKPQAIVLAPTRELAIQVAAEVKNLGRNIKGLKVLEIYGGASIVDQMRALKSGTHIVVGTPGRVQDLINRDRLHLGEVKTFVLDEADEMLNMGFVDDVTAIMEHAPETAQRVLFSATMPPMLKRIVDRFLRDPARVDVAGSNHTVEKVEQQFWVVKGVEKDEAMTRLLETEETDASIVFVRTRQDTERLADYLSDRGFKVSALHGDIPQSLRERTVDNIKKGVIDILVATDVVARGLDVPRITHVFNYDIPFDVESYIHRIGRTGRAGRKGKAILLVRTNQIRMLRTIERVTRSSMEEIQLPLRDQVAESRLAKLGAELNSEKENASLENFAELVAKLQESLEIDATTLAAMLLKRAQGKTPLFYKGPDPMTAAIEREKQRRKDRRDGGDRDGRRSEGRNFGGENKDWETYQLQVGRDQGVQVKDIVGALANELGLTKGSIGAIKLAQGHTFVQLPKAMNSDTTGKLRKLRIRQKEVGAVVCDFTDFRESRGGRGSEGGRRDGGGYRGNRDGARGNNRGGKDGERRFDRNRGGDNRGSYRGEKANRGGARSEA; from the coding sequence ATGCAAGATTCCAATATTCAATTCAGTGACTTAGAGCTGAATGACACCCTATTGTCTGCGCTTAACGAAATGGGTTTCGTTAATCCAACGCCAATTCAAGCTGCATCTATACCATTCCTTTTAGAAGGTCGTGATGCTTTAGGTAAAGCACAAACCGGTACAGGTAAAACTGCCGCGTTTTCACTTCCTGTTCTCAACAAGATTGACTTAAAGCAATACAAACCACAAGCGATTGTACTTGCTCCAACACGTGAGTTGGCTATACAAGTTGCCGCAGAAGTTAAGAACCTTGGTCGTAATATTAAGGGCCTTAAAGTTCTTGAGATTTATGGTGGTGCTTCTATTGTTGATCAAATGCGCGCTCTTAAATCCGGTACTCATATAGTTGTCGGTACGCCTGGGCGTGTACAAGACTTGATCAATCGTGATCGCTTACACCTAGGTGAAGTGAAAACATTCGTACTCGATGAAGCCGATGAAATGCTTAACATGGGTTTTGTGGATGACGTTACTGCTATTATGGAGCATGCTCCTGAAACAGCTCAGCGTGTTTTATTTTCTGCAACTATGCCTCCAATGCTTAAGAGAATCGTTGATCGATTCCTTCGTGATCCAGCGCGTGTTGACGTAGCGGGTAGCAACCATACAGTTGAAAAAGTAGAGCAGCAATTTTGGGTAGTGAAAGGTGTAGAAAAAGACGAAGCAATGACTCGTCTTCTCGAAACTGAAGAAACTGATGCCTCGATTGTGTTCGTTCGTACTCGTCAAGATACTGAACGTTTAGCTGATTACCTGTCTGATCGTGGCTTTAAAGTTTCTGCACTACACGGTGACATTCCGCAGTCTTTGCGTGAGCGTACTGTTGATAATATCAAAAAAGGTGTTATCGATATTTTAGTAGCAACAGATGTTGTTGCTCGTGGACTTGATGTACCTCGTATTACACATGTATTTAACTACGATATTCCATTCGATGTTGAGTCATATATCCACCGTATCGGCCGTACTGGTCGTGCTGGTCGTAAGGGTAAAGCAATTCTACTCGTTCGTACGAACCAAATTCGTATGTTGCGCACTATTGAACGCGTAACAAGATCAAGCATGGAAGAGATTCAACTTCCATTACGTGATCAAGTTGCTGAGTCACGTTTAGCTAAGCTAGGTGCTGAATTAAATAGTGAAAAAGAAAATGCATCTCTAGAAAATTTTGCAGAGTTGGTAGCTAAACTTCAAGAGTCTCTTGAAATCGATGCGACTACATTAGCGGCGATGCTACTAAAACGTGCTCAAGGTAAAACGCCTTTATTCTACAAAGGTCCAGACCCTATGACGGCTGCGATTGAGCGTGAAAAACAACGTCGTAAAGATCGCCGTGATGGTGGGGATCGTGATGGACGCCGTAGCGAAGGCCGTAATTTTGGTGGCGAAAACAAAGATTGGGAAACATACCAATTACAAGTTGGTCGTGATCAAGGCGTTCAGGTTAAAGATATCGTTGGCGCACTAGCTAACGAACTTGGCCTAACAAAAGGTTCTATTGGTGCAATTAAACTTGCTCAAGGTCATACCTTTGTTCAGCTACCAAAAGCAATGAATTCTGACACCACAGGAAAGCTACGTAAGTTACGTATTCGCCAAAAAGAAGTGGGTGCAGTTGTTTGTGACTTCACTGATTTCCGTGAATCACGTGGAGGCCGCGGAAGTGAAGGTGGTCGTCGTGATGGTGGTGGTTACCGTGGAAACCGTGATGGTGCTCGTGGAAACAATCGTGGTGGAAAAGATGGTGAACGTCGTTTTGACCGCAATCGTGGTGGTGATAATCGCGGTAGTTACCGTGGAGAGAAAGCCAACCGTGGTGGCGCTCGCAGCGAAGCATAA
- the viaA gene encoding ATPase RavA stimulator ViaA, protein MLGADGLNLIMMVAESGIIDTAVNDLIGRSQVLMIPQNRALKASVNNQVTKWRNGVKRKITKACETERLLTELNLYQEVIYYDEETFFEKAPEIVNQLQWHSPFYSKAKKLLERNKGVYNPMFPHYFCEQWYKSLSKAIKQAEIAELESDKEKFLADLYQRIETMQTLQNVTEEGDAVKVGRLWDMAAAKLSKGDVASMKRYAEFLKKNGDLQAIAEKLGRMASDVSDPDLEKNPAEELKMVEEKSDEAVDDIVGIHESDDLSRMLPNETMFLAYPELEVIFYKHLVDKRLMNYKVKGKARKLRKIKSQKPENRKIDIEKGPFIICVDASGSMSGFPEQCAKAMAYALMQIALAENRDCFVILFSTEQITYELTKADGLREASDFLSYQFHGGTDLDPVIIKSVELMTEGRYRNADMVVISDFIAPKQPEVILEMVSSLQSKKNRFHAISLSKYGNPQLMAMFDHCWNYHPNIVGRLFNKW, encoded by the coding sequence ATGTTAGGGGCTGATGGATTAAATCTTATTATGATGGTGGCGGAGTCTGGCATCATTGATACGGCAGTGAATGATCTCATTGGACGTTCTCAGGTTTTAATGATCCCACAAAATAGGGCCTTAAAAGCGTCGGTCAATAATCAGGTCACCAAGTGGCGTAATGGGGTAAAAAGGAAAATCACAAAAGCATGTGAAACTGAACGTTTGCTTACTGAGCTTAATCTTTATCAAGAGGTTATTTACTATGATGAAGAAACCTTTTTTGAAAAAGCCCCTGAAATTGTAAATCAACTGCAATGGCATTCTCCTTTCTACTCGAAAGCAAAAAAATTGTTAGAGCGAAACAAAGGTGTATATAACCCTATGTTTCCACACTACTTTTGCGAACAATGGTATAAAAGCCTTTCCAAAGCGATTAAACAGGCTGAGATAGCCGAACTTGAATCGGATAAAGAAAAATTTTTAGCGGATCTTTATCAACGTATTGAGACGATGCAAACTCTACAAAATGTTACTGAAGAAGGGGATGCCGTTAAGGTTGGTCGCTTGTGGGATATGGCGGCAGCTAAGCTTTCAAAAGGTGATGTTGCGTCGATGAAACGGTACGCAGAGTTTCTGAAAAAAAATGGTGACCTACAAGCGATTGCAGAGAAACTTGGGCGAATGGCAAGTGATGTGAGTGATCCTGATTTAGAGAAGAACCCAGCAGAAGAGTTAAAAATGGTCGAAGAAAAAAGCGACGAGGCCGTGGATGATATTGTTGGAATTCATGAAAGTGATGATCTGAGTCGGATGCTACCTAATGAAACGATGTTTTTAGCGTATCCTGAACTAGAAGTAATCTTTTATAAGCATCTAGTCGACAAGCGCTTGATGAATTATAAAGTGAAAGGAAAAGCCCGCAAACTTAGAAAAATCAAATCGCAAAAACCGGAAAATAGGAAAATCGACATCGAGAAAGGACCATTTATTATCTGTGTTGATGCCTCGGGCTCAATGAGTGGATTTCCTGAGCAGTGCGCTAAAGCGATGGCTTATGCTCTGATGCAAATTGCACTTGCTGAAAATAGGGACTGTTTCGTTATACTTTTTTCCACTGAGCAGATCACCTATGAGCTAACTAAAGCAGATGGTTTAAGAGAAGCCAGTGATTTTCTTTCGTACCAGTTTCATGGTGGTACTGATTTGGACCCAGTTATTATTAAATCGGTAGAGTTAATGACGGAAGGGCGGTACCGCAACGCTGATATGGTGGTTATCTCTGATTTTATCGCGCCTAAACAGCCAGAAGTTATCTTAGAAATGGTCTCTTCATTGCAATCTAAGAAAAATCGTTTTCATGCTATCAGTCTTTCTAAATATGGGAACCCACAGCTAATGGCTATGTTCGACCATTGTTGGAACTATCATCCAAATATCGTTGGTCGATTATTTAATAAGTGGTAG
- a CDS encoding MalY/PatB family protein encodes MFFCSPHNPTGNVWSQEDLLRIGQICLDNNVLLISDEIHFDLVRTGVKHYPMATLFPNADKIITCTAPSKTFNLAGLHMSNVIIENKDLKEMWEAKVGFSMPSPLGIVAVKAAYNFCESWLDELKTYIDANYAFAKTFIDEHMPKARFVIPQGTYFIWLDLREYGLTSLQLDDLMIKKANVLLEGGSMFGNEGNGFQRINIACTRKTLEQALIRISRALEQ; translated from the coding sequence ATGTTCTTTTGTAGCCCCCATAATCCAACAGGTAATGTATGGAGCCAAGAGGACTTGTTACGAATTGGACAAATTTGTTTAGATAACAATGTGTTACTCATTAGCGATGAGATTCACTTTGACCTAGTACGTACAGGAGTAAAACACTATCCAATGGCGACATTGTTTCCAAATGCTGACAAAATTATCACTTGTACAGCACCGAGTAAGACCTTTAATTTAGCGGGCTTACACATGTCGAATGTAATTATCGAAAACAAAGATCTTAAAGAGATGTGGGAAGCTAAAGTTGGTTTTTCTATGCCTTCTCCTTTAGGTATCGTTGCGGTAAAAGCGGCTTATAATTTCTGCGAATCATGGCTTGATGAGTTAAAAACGTATATTGATGCGAACTACGCCTTTGCGAAAACCTTCATAGACGAACATATGCCAAAGGCGAGGTTTGTTATTCCTCAGGGTACGTATTTCATATGGTTGGATCTGCGTGAGTATGGCTTAACATCATTGCAATTAGATGATCTCATGATAAAAAAAGCGAATGTACTGCTTGAAGGCGGATCTATGTTTGGTAATGAAGGAAATGGATTCCAACGTATAAATATCGCCTGTACTCGTAAAACTTTGGAGCAAGCACTAATTAGAATAAGCAGAGCTCTTGAGCAGTAA
- a CDS encoding helix-turn-helix domain-containing protein, translated as MSRIKVYKHDIFVARKATRYPTTQCGLIFVKEGQVTYKTKENLPRTLSAGDFTIYHSDRIRALESHADNGKFNADIITFEPSLFRQFCDNLHLSIAQTTDSEVHSYALNESHEIANDILTILLKAKDSGASTESMLESLAQALIYEILSIEPNFQTMVRSACDQGTAEKVIGFIEINIEGDVSLESTASFLGMSIATLKRRLAAEGLSFSQILKIKRVNHAATKLRLSNKSIAQIAIESGFKSAAHFSTAFKGVQGMTPKEFRQHVKKG; from the coding sequence ATGTCGAGAATAAAAGTCTATAAACATGATATTTTTGTTGCCCGCAAAGCAACACGTTATCCAACCACTCAATGTGGGCTGATTTTCGTTAAAGAGGGTCAGGTAACCTACAAAACCAAAGAAAACCTTCCCAGAACGCTTTCTGCTGGTGATTTCACTATTTACCACTCTGATCGAATAAGAGCTCTGGAGTCGCATGCGGATAATGGTAAGTTCAATGCGGATATCATTACCTTTGAACCTAGTTTATTTAGGCAGTTTTGCGACAATCTTCATCTTTCTATCGCTCAAACAACAGACAGTGAAGTGCATAGCTATGCGTTAAATGAATCACACGAAATCGCAAATGATATTCTAACTATTCTGCTTAAAGCCAAAGATAGTGGTGCAAGCACAGAGTCCATGTTGGAGTCTTTAGCTCAAGCGCTAATATACGAAATTCTTTCTATCGAACCTAACTTTCAAACTATGGTTCGCAGCGCATGTGACCAAGGTACTGCAGAGAAAGTCATCGGTTTTATAGAAATTAATATAGAAGGTGATGTTTCGTTAGAATCGACCGCAAGCTTCTTAGGTATGTCCATCGCTACGCTAAAAAGGCGTTTAGCCGCCGAGGGCTTAAGTTTTTCTCAGATTTTAAAAATTAAACGTGTAAACCATGCGGCTACGAAACTGAGATTAAGTAACAAGTCCATCGCACAAATAGCCATAGAATCAGGGTTTAAAAGTGCTGCTCACTTCAGTACAGCTTTTAAAGGTGTGCAGGGTATGACACCAAAAGAGTTTAGACAACATGTTAAAAAGGGCTAA
- a CDS encoding glutathione S-transferase family protein, producing MQLIIGNKNYSSWSLRAWLMVNKAELTFEEILLPLDTPEFYREITKFNPAAKVPTLVDNKVTVWDSLAICEYINETYMNGRALPKDPVERAYARSISAEMHSGFNALRNEMPMNIRATRFIELSEQALKDIQRIDQIWSNQMNMVDGGCGWLFEKWSIADMMFAPVVMRFKTYQVKLSPLAQQYLDFVLTDPDLNRWIDEALKETLIVEIDEAGIDV from the coding sequence ATGCAATTAATCATAGGAAACAAAAACTACTCTAGTTGGTCACTACGTGCATGGTTAATGGTAAATAAAGCCGAATTAACATTTGAAGAAATATTGTTACCACTGGATACACCCGAATTTTATAGAGAGATCACCAAGTTTAATCCGGCGGCGAAAGTACCCACGTTAGTTGATAACAAAGTGACTGTTTGGGATTCATTGGCGATTTGTGAGTATATCAACGAAACCTATATGAATGGACGAGCCTTACCTAAGGACCCTGTTGAAAGGGCCTATGCTCGGTCCATTTCAGCTGAAATGCACTCCGGATTTAATGCGCTCCGAAACGAAATGCCAATGAATATAAGGGCGACACGATTTATAGAACTGAGTGAACAAGCGCTCAAGGATATACAGCGTATCGATCAAATCTGGTCAAATCAAATGAACATGGTAGATGGTGGGTGTGGGTGGCTCTTCGAGAAATGGTCTATAGCCGACATGATGTTCGCTCCTGTTGTGATGCGATTTAAAACTTATCAGGTTAAGCTATCACCTTTAGCGCAGCAATATCTGGATTTTGTACTTACAGATCCAGACCTTAACCGGTGGATAGATGAGGCGTTAAAGGAAACTCTTATCGTTGAAATCGATGAGGCGGGTATCGATGTATGA
- a CDS encoding DUF3024 domain-containing protein, with protein sequence MHISEIEQFRLEKAVRAMCSSRNQSILAEMGKVQYEIYSEGVIFSKLCFLLDSSHINAEFPIAKLEYDHDKNLWNLYLAEREEGSTELLAWIPYPKLQPNAEFTHLLNEIELDPYQIIW encoded by the coding sequence ATGCATATATCTGAGATAGAACAATTTCGTCTAGAAAAAGCGGTTAGAGCCATGTGTTCAAGCCGTAATCAGAGCATCTTAGCTGAGATGGGAAAGGTACAATATGAAATATACAGTGAAGGTGTTATATTTTCTAAACTCTGCTTTTTGTTAGATTCATCTCACATAAACGCTGAGTTCCCAATCGCAAAACTAGAATATGATCACGACAAAAATTTGTGGAATTTGTACCTAGCTGAAAGAGAAGAAGGTAGCACGGAGTTGTTAGCGTGGATACCCTATCCAAAGTTGCAACCGAATGCAGAGTTTACTCATTTACTTAATGAAATAGAGTTGGATCCATACCAAATTATTTGGTGA
- a CDS encoding acetate/propionate family kinase, whose product MANKFVLVINSGSSSLKFAVIDTISGEAVLSGLGECFGLEDSRMSWKYQGEKKEVAITDEGNHHQAAISMLVDLVNELGLTENIVSVGHRVVHGGETFTKSVLITEQTIKDIEAVQDLAPLHNPANLLGIRAALEAFPSLPQVAVFDTAFHQTMPAKAFTGGIAHELYEKYAIRRYGFHGTSHFYVSREAAKMLDKPIDKASFISVHLGNGASVCVIKDGQSVDTSMGFTPLAGLMMGTRSGDLDPGVIEFLLKKGWTQDEVFDTLNKKSGFLGVSGLTSDARGILDAMEEGHEGATLAFEVFTYRVAKFISSYMVCLDSLDGIIFTGGIGENSLPIRSKILGYLKLLGYKEDKAANEAARFGASGIITEDGGPIAMVIPTNEELVIAQDAVSLI is encoded by the coding sequence ATGGCAAATAAGTTTGTGCTTGTAATCAACTCTGGTAGTTCATCTTTGAAATTCGCGGTAATCGACACTATTTCGGGTGAAGCTGTATTGAGTGGTTTAGGCGAATGCTTTGGTTTAGAAGACTCTAGAATGAGTTGGAAATATCAAGGTGAGAAGAAAGAAGTTGCAATCACAGACGAAGGTAATCATCACCAAGCTGCTATCAGTATGCTCGTTGATTTAGTCAATGAATTAGGTTTAACAGAAAACATTGTTTCTGTTGGGCACCGCGTTGTGCATGGTGGGGAAACGTTCACTAAGTCAGTTCTTATTACTGAACAAACAATAAAAGATATTGAAGCAGTTCAGGATTTAGCGCCATTACACAACCCTGCTAACTTGCTTGGTATTCGTGCCGCTTTAGAAGCCTTTCCATCGTTACCTCAAGTTGCCGTGTTTGATACCGCATTTCACCAAACTATGCCTGCTAAAGCGTTTACAGGTGGTATTGCGCACGAGTTGTATGAGAAGTATGCAATTCGTAGATATGGTTTCCACGGAACTAGCCACTTTTACGTTAGTAGAGAAGCGGCAAAAATGTTAGACAAGCCAATAGATAAGGCTAGCTTTATTTCTGTTCACCTTGGAAACGGCGCATCCGTTTGCGTAATTAAAGATGGTCAAAGCGTAGATACCTCAATGGGCTTTACTCCATTAGCTGGGCTAATGATGGGTACGCGAAGTGGTGATCTAGACCCAGGAGTTATTGAATTTCTTTTGAAAAAGGGTTGGACGCAAGACGAAGTCTTCGACACGTTGAACAAAAAATCAGGTTTCTTGGGTGTATCTGGTTTAACAAGTGATGCTAGAGGCATACTTGATGCGATGGAAGAGGGCCACGAAGGGGCAACATTAGCATTTGAAGTATTTACTTATCGTGTTGCCAAATTTATTTCCTCATACATGGTCTGTTTAGACTCGTTAGACGGAATAATTTTCACAGGTGGTATTGGTGAAAACTCTTTACCTATCCGTAGTAAAATTCTTGGTTACCTTAAACTTCTTGGTTATAAGGAAGATAAAGCGGCTAATGAAGCTGCGAGATTTGGCGCAAGTGGCATCATTACAGAAGACGGTGGACCTATCGCTATGGTAATTCCAACCAACGAAGAGTTGGTTATCGCTCAAGATGCGGTGTCGTTAATCTAA